Proteins co-encoded in one Vicinamibacterales bacterium genomic window:
- a CDS encoding M28 family peptidase gives MTRRKTSLAIGFSIILAAVLVAPMAAQSKAGHAATAAASIKVDGKVIKGYIDYLAADDKQGRQTLTPGYEKTAEWAAAKFKEWGLKPAGDNGTFLQNVPITGPRTDFAWTSGIPELVVDGRAFHVRDSDFALDARSTPGAQASGEIVFVGYGISAPAKGLDEYAGIDVKGRIVLAFKGSPKDAPPARGMFGVAPPQPKNPEPWADESRDNAKVATAYDKGAAGIILFSPDKLQAPNPFAPAAAPSQAQAIAAFMGRPAVEASAFTRPFLVVGDCNERVFRQVMYRNLEQESPRGFVSRISDVRRDIRDKKPRSQTTGVKALIKGYASVTFYGERFKNNISHNVIGKVEGTDPRLKSQYIVVGGHLDHVGTTDGVVYNGADDDASGSALTMEMARLMAANAATIKPKRTIVFALWCGEEMGLIGSNYWTKTPSDGVKMENVVVNFNGDMVGLGDRIDAPGALNFPAIFDVIMRNQDPDVAKVVDASTGGPGGSDFSGFIEQGIESLALMTSGGAGHPDYHDAGDKAAKIDPEILRKTGQFVLQGLINVANDNTTAMIVPDRLHLYNGMRLNPINIAEVRPGGRAVMFGGQNAPIQGPRFNISLNDTTAFGGNLALIDTAAKLLGVGRVEVTARGDGAWFTPGGLTDRGRTALDQFESSGVVVTLVNPSMQLLDDMLDAAKKPFILTGAMSVPAAPVATRLKTKNVLMSVEFDATAPQAVASKLIDLKNAIGGSDGLLLTTRESVASSPMGEPVVTDAAKKRRVDEAKQQMYLALIKAGWTKDEIYAMVGVNPPQTGPMQMPPPNAGRLGGNLKKLGQ, from the coding sequence ATGACTCGGCGCAAGACATCTCTCGCGATCGGCTTCTCCATCATCCTCGCGGCGGTCCTCGTGGCGCCGATGGCGGCTCAGTCGAAGGCCGGGCACGCGGCAACCGCTGCCGCATCAATCAAGGTGGACGGGAAGGTCATCAAGGGCTACATCGACTACCTGGCCGCAGACGACAAGCAGGGCCGCCAGACGCTGACTCCCGGCTACGAGAAGACGGCCGAATGGGCCGCCGCCAAGTTCAAGGAGTGGGGCTTGAAGCCGGCGGGTGACAACGGCACGTTCCTCCAGAATGTCCCAATCACCGGACCCCGGACGGATTTCGCCTGGACCTCCGGCATCCCGGAACTCGTCGTCGACGGTCGCGCGTTTCATGTCCGCGACAGTGATTTCGCGCTCGACGCCAGGTCCACTCCTGGTGCTCAGGCCAGCGGCGAGATCGTGTTCGTCGGGTACGGCATCTCCGCCCCGGCCAAGGGCCTCGACGAGTACGCAGGCATCGATGTGAAGGGCAGGATCGTCCTCGCGTTCAAGGGATCGCCAAAGGACGCGCCGCCCGCCCGCGGCATGTTCGGCGTCGCCCCGCCACAGCCGAAGAATCCCGAACCCTGGGCCGACGAATCGCGCGACAACGCAAAGGTGGCGACCGCCTACGACAAGGGCGCTGCCGGCATCATCCTCTTCAGCCCGGACAAGCTGCAGGCGCCGAACCCGTTCGCACCAGCCGCCGCACCGAGCCAGGCGCAGGCGATCGCGGCGTTCATGGGGCGCCCGGCGGTCGAGGCATCAGCCTTCACCCGCCCGTTCCTGGTCGTCGGCGACTGTAACGAGCGCGTGTTCCGTCAGGTGATGTACCGCAATCTGGAGCAGGAATCCCCGCGCGGCTTCGTCAGCCGGATCTCGGACGTGCGTCGCGACATCCGCGACAAGAAGCCCCGATCGCAGACGACGGGTGTCAAGGCCCTGATCAAGGGTTACGCCTCCGTCACCTTCTACGGCGAGAGGTTCAAGAACAACATCTCCCACAACGTAATCGGCAAGGTCGAGGGCACCGATCCCAGGCTGAAGTCGCAGTACATCGTCGTGGGCGGCCACCTCGATCACGTCGGCACGACCGACGGCGTCGTCTACAACGGCGCCGACGACGACGCGTCGGGCTCGGCGCTGACGATGGAAATGGCGCGGCTGATGGCGGCGAACGCGGCGACCATCAAGCCGAAGCGCACCATTGTCTTCGCGCTGTGGTGCGGCGAGGAGATGGGGCTCATCGGCTCGAACTACTGGACCAAGACGCCGAGCGACGGCGTGAAGATGGAGAACGTCGTCGTCAACTTCAACGGCGACATGGTCGGACTCGGTGATCGGATCGACGCGCCGGGCGCGCTGAACTTCCCTGCGATCTTCGACGTGATCATGCGGAACCAGGATCCGGACGTGGCGAAGGTGGTGGATGCGTCCACCGGCGGCCCAGGCGGCAGCGATTTCTCCGGCTTCATCGAGCAGGGCATCGAGTCGCTGGCCTTGATGACGAGCGGCGGCGCAGGTCACCCGGACTATCACGACGCGGGCGACAAGGCTGCGAAGATCGACCCGGAGATCCTCCGCAAGACCGGACAGTTCGTCCTGCAGGGCCTCATCAACGTTGCGAACGACAACACGACGGCGATGATCGTGCCGGACCGGCTCCACCTCTACAACGGCATGCGGCTGAACCCGATCAACATCGCCGAGGTGAGACCAGGCGGCCGTGCCGTGATGTTCGGCGGCCAGAACGCACCGATCCAGGGACCGCGATTCAACATCTCGCTCAACGACACGACGGCCTTCGGCGGGAACCTCGCGCTCATCGACACCGCCGCCAAGTTGCTCGGCGTCGGCCGTGTGGAAGTGACCGCACGCGGTGATGGCGCCTGGTTCACCCCCGGCGGCCTCACGGATCGCGGTCGGACCGCACTCGATCAGTTCGAGTCGAGCGGCGTCGTGGTGACGCTGGTCAACCCGTCGATGCAACTGCTCGACGACATGCTGGATGCCGCAAAGAAGCCGTTCATCCTGACGGGCGCGATGAGTGTGCCCGCGGCGCCGGTCGCCACGCGCCTCAAGACGAAGAACGTCCTGATGTCGGTGGAGTTCGACGCGACGGCCCCGCAGGCCGTGGCGTCGAAGCTCATCGACCTGAAGAACGCCATCGGAGGTTCGGACGGCCTGCTGCTGACCACCAGGGAAAGCGTGGCATCGTCGCCGATGGGTGAACCAGTGGTGACCGACGCGGCGAAGAAGCGGCGCGTGGACGAGGCCAAGCAGCAGATGTACCTGGCGCTCATCAAGGCCGGGTGGACGAAGGACGAAATCTACGCGATGGTTGGCGTGAACCCGCCGCAGACGGGACCGATGCAGATGCCGCCGCCAAACGCAGGCCGCCTGGGCGGGAATCTGAAGAAGCTCGGACAGTAG
- a CDS encoding DUF1080 domain-containing protein, with translation MKISILVSTVLVLLGAVVSAQAPSPNTLTPVERSAGWRLLFDGRSTSGWHTFGKDRVVGWEIANGELIALGLGGDHANDIVTNDEFENFELAVEWKLSPRANSGIFFDVVEQGYEQIYATGPEYQLIDDDGWPDKLEDWQHTGANYAMHPPSQKASKPVGQWNRTRIVVNRGHVEHYLNGAKVVEYDLWTPDWQQRVMAGKWKDFPGYGKARRGKIGLQDHGNRVYFRSIKVRTI, from the coding sequence ATGAAGATATCCATCCTCGTTTCGACGGTGCTCGTGCTTCTCGGAGCCGTCGTGTCCGCGCAGGCCCCGTCGCCCAACACGCTGACGCCCGTCGAGCGGTCCGCCGGGTGGCGGCTGCTGTTCGACGGACGCTCGACGAGCGGCTGGCACACATTCGGGAAGGACCGCGTCGTCGGCTGGGAGATTGCCAACGGTGAACTGATCGCTCTCGGCCTGGGCGGCGATCACGCGAACGACATCGTCACGAACGACGAGTTCGAGAACTTCGAACTGGCGGTCGAGTGGAAGCTGTCACCGCGCGCCAACAGCGGCATCTTCTTCGATGTCGTCGAGCAGGGCTACGAGCAGATCTACGCGACCGGTCCCGAGTACCAGTTGATCGACGACGATGGGTGGCCGGACAAGCTGGAGGACTGGCAGCACACCGGGGCGAATTACGCGATGCACCCGCCGTCGCAGAAAGCCTCGAAACCGGTCGGGCAGTGGAACCGGACGCGCATCGTGGTGAACCGCGGCCACGTCGAGCACTACCTGAACGGCGCCAAGGTGGTCGAGTACGACCTGTGGACGCCCGACTGGCAGCAGCGCGTCATGGCCGGCAAGTGGAAGGACTTCCCGGGTTACGGCAAAGCCAGGCGCGGGAAGATCGGCCTGCAGGACCACGGGAACAGGGTGTATTTCAGGAGTATCAAGGTCAGGACGATATAG
- a CDS encoding Gfo/Idh/MocA family oxidoreductase, which produces MSHHHGQTRRAFLGSVTGAATVALAAVNVRGLSRRPEADAATGRSARAANDRIQIALIGAGGMGVEDAKTALTIDGVRLVAACDLYDGRLQKAQEMWGRDILTTRDYREVLARKNVDAVIIGTPDHWHQRISIDAMDAGKAVYCEKPMVHELGEGDAVIAAQRRNKAVFEVGSQGMSSLGNEKARELLAAGAIGTLNYAEGFWARNSPVGAWQYPVPKDASAQTLDFDRFLGSSPKRPFDPIRFFRWRNYRDYGTGVSGDLFVHLFSSLHFITGSMGPTTIMASGGLRYWKDGRDAPDIMLGMFEYPEAAAHPPFNLSLRVNFVDGTSGSTYLRLVGSEGAMDVTWDDVTLRRNKKWDPLRAIQAEFRDDPEPASRQQMLPSAVVYKVETGYKGAHYDHFNNLFTAMRGGKPVAEDAVFGYRAAAPALACNQSYYEKRVIHWDPVGMKVVG; this is translated from the coding sequence ATGAGCCATCACCACGGACAGACCCGGCGGGCGTTTCTTGGTTCGGTGACCGGGGCCGCGACCGTTGCCCTCGCGGCCGTGAACGTGCGGGGCCTGTCCAGGCGCCCCGAGGCCGATGCGGCGACCGGCCGGTCGGCGCGTGCGGCGAACGATCGGATTCAAATTGCGTTGATTGGTGCCGGCGGCATGGGCGTGGAGGATGCCAAGACGGCCCTCACGATCGACGGCGTGCGCCTCGTCGCGGCGTGCGACCTCTACGACGGGCGTCTGCAGAAGGCGCAGGAGATGTGGGGACGCGACATCCTCACGACGCGCGACTACCGCGAAGTGCTGGCGCGCAAGAACGTCGACGCGGTTATCATCGGCACGCCGGACCATTGGCACCAGCGGATCTCGATAGACGCCATGGACGCCGGCAAGGCGGTCTATTGCGAGAAGCCGATGGTTCACGAATTGGGTGAGGGCGACGCGGTGATTGCGGCCCAGCGCCGCAACAAGGCCGTCTTCGAGGTGGGCAGCCAGGGCATGAGTTCGCTCGGCAACGAGAAGGCGAGGGAACTGCTCGCGGCAGGCGCCATCGGCACGCTGAACTACGCCGAAGGGTTCTGGGCCCGCAATTCCCCGGTCGGCGCGTGGCAGTATCCCGTGCCGAAGGACGCGTCGGCGCAGACACTCGACTTCGACCGCTTCCTCGGCTCCTCCCCGAAGCGCCCCTTCGATCCCATCCGCTTCTTCCGCTGGCGCAACTATCGCGACTACGGCACCGGTGTCAGCGGCGACCTGTTCGTCCACCTGTTCTCGAGCCTGCACTTCATCACCGGCTCGATGGGACCGACCACGATCATGGCGTCCGGCGGACTCCGCTACTGGAAGGACGGCCGCGACGCACCCGACATCATGCTCGGCATGTTCGAGTATCCCGAGGCCGCGGCGCACCCGCCCTTCAATCTGTCGCTCCGCGTCAACTTCGTCGACGGGACCTCGGGCAGCACGTACCTGCGCCTGGTGGGTAGCGAGGGCGCGATGGACGTCACCTGGGACGACGTGACGCTCAGGCGCAACAAGAAATGGGATCCGCTGCGCGCCATCCAGGCCGAGTTCAGGGACGACCCCGAACCGGCGTCCCGCCAGCAGATGCTGCCCTCGGCCGTCGTCTACAAGGTGGAGACCGGCTACAAGGGAGCACACTACGATCACTTCAACAACCTCTTCACCGCCATGCGCGGAGGGAAGCCCGTGGCCGAGGACGCGGTGTTCGGCTATCGCGCGGCGGCGCCGGCCCTGGCGTGCAACCAGAGCTACTACGAGAAACGCGTCATCCACTGGGACCCGGTGGGGATGAAGGTCGTGGGATAG